In Streptomyces sp. Li-HN-5-11, the sequence ATCGGCCGTACGGCCGCCGAGCACAACTTCGGCACCGGCCTGAACCACAAGCGACTGCAGCAGCGGGTGCTGATCGCCGGCGCGGCCTTCATCCCCATGTGGGTGGAGGTCTCGGTGCGCTTCGCCCACCTGGACGACGTGCTGGCGCTGTTCTTCACCACCCTCGCCGTGCGCGCCCTGGTCCGCGGCAACGCCACCGCCGTCGGCGTCATGCTGGCGCTGGCCGTGGACTCCAAGCCGTGGGCGGTGGGCTTCCTGCCGCTGCTGCTGGCCCTGCCCAGACCTTCACGGCTGCGCGCGGGCGCCTGGGTCGTCGGGCTGGTGGCCGCCGCCTGGCTGCCGTTCTACCTCACCCACCTGGAGACCTTCCACGCGGCCCGCTTCACCATCCCCAACCAGCCGGCCTCGTCCCTGCGCTGGTTCGGCGTGAACGACCCGGCCACCCCCTGGTGGGACCGGCCCGCGCAGATGAGCCTCGGCATGGCGCTGGGGGCGCTGGCGGTCCGCCGGCACCGCTGGCCGGCCGTGGTGCTGCTCGCCGCCGACGCGCGGATCGTGCTGGACCCGAGCGTGTACACGTACTACAACGCCTCGGTGCTGCTCGGCACGCTGATCTGGGACTCCATCGGGCAGCGGCGCCTGGTCCCGTGGGTGAGCTGGATAGCGCTGATCTCCTTGTACGGCAGCGCCCTGCTGGTCCCGTCCGACTCCACCCGGGGACTGATCCGGCTGGCCTTCGCGGTCGGCTCCGCGCTGTACGTCCTGTGGTGGCCCCAGCGCACGCCCCGCGGCAAACGCCGCACCCGCACCGCCGCGCCGCTCCTGCCGGAGCAGGCCACGGAACCCCGTTACGAGGAGCCCCCCGGGTATCCCTACGAGGGAAAACCCGGGTCCCCCCACGAAGCCCCGGGGCCTTCCCGTGAAGAGCCCCGCCGCCCGCGTGTACCGCGGCAGTCGTCCCCGCCCGGCCGTCGGGTCACGTCTCAGGCCAGGTCGGTCAGTTCGTCGGCGTACACCTGAGAGAGCGGCTGAGGGCCCACGTACTGCTGGCAGTTGCACTGCCCGGGCTCGAAGCGCAGCGGCTTCTTGTTCTCGTCCCAGGCGGTCGGCACCTCCACGCGCTCGTGGCAGCGGCCGCCCTTGTCGTGCTTGGCCAGATGATGGGTGCACCCGCACACCGGCTCCGGCGGCCTCTGCGCGGCCTGAACGGCCAGCCGCTCCGCCTTCGCCGCGTCCATCAACTCGAGCTTGCGTTCGTGCCGGTTGCGCAGCGCCGTCCGGACGGTGTCGGCGAGCCACGCGAAGCCCCCCGTCCAGAACAGGACGAAGACCCACCAGAACCAGTTCACCTGCTACTCCCCCTTTCCCCCGAGGAGTTCAGGATAAGCGTTCGAGGGGCGTCCGTCGTGGCCCAGCGCGTGACCGGAAGGGCGCGGCACCACGACCGGCGGGACGGGGGCGGGTACGGCCGGGCTCGCGGGCGGCAGGTCCCGGGCGGCCCGGACGGCGGCCCGGACCCGCAGCCACCGCGGCCCCCGCTCGTGGAACACCGCAAGGACGATCGCCGCGGCCACCGCGATCAGGTGCTCGCGCCCGGCCAGGTTCGGATCGACGACCGACTCCGCGACCATCGAGCCGCCGGTGAGGAAGAACACGACCGGGGCGCGCCGGACGACCGACAGGTAGGTGAACAGGCCCACCACGGCGGCGGACGGCCCGGTGTCGAGCACCTTGCCGATCGACGGCGGCAGGCCCAGCCCCCACCAGCCCGGGCCCATCGCGATCATCACGCGTACGGTGAGCGTGCCGGCCAGCGTGGTCGCGTACGAGATGAACAGCGTCCGGCCCCGGCCCAGCGTCAGCTCCGCCAGCGCGAACGCGAGGAACAACTGGGTGATGCCGGCCCACACCGGCAGGTCGAGCGCGGGCACGTACAGCGACACCGGAGTGCGCAGCAGGGCCAGCCACAGCGGCAGGTCCGCCTGGACGCCGCCGACGTCCGTCACCACCACCCTGCCGGCCGGGTGCTGTGCCAGCGCGTGGAAGAAGATCACGCCGAAGGCGGCCACGAACGCCAGCACCAGCCCGGACAGTCCACGCCGCATGAGCTGCCGTACCGGGTCCACGACGATGCCGTACCACTCGCCGCGCAGTGTCCGCGCCACGAGCCGCAGGGCCCGGCCCATCACGCCTCGCACGGTCCGGCCCGTCATGCCCCGCGCGGTCCGGCCCGTCAAGTTCCCCACGCGCCGCCCCCGTCGCCAGCGCCCGGAGTCACCCGCGTGCATGGGACGACCCGTCGCGTCTCCCCTGTCGCTGCGCCACCGTTCGGCTCCTCGTCAGCACTTCCCCCACCTGATGTGCGCACATATGTATGGACCGGAATCCGCCCATGTGCGTTCCACCGCGGCCGGGTTGGGGCCGCCGGGCGGGCTCTACCGCTGGGCGCGTGCCGCCGGGGCGTGGCCGCGGGAGCGGTAGACGACGTAGGGGCGGGCCAGGTAGGCGAGGGGCGCGGCGAAGGCGTGGACGAGGCGGCTGAACGGCCAGAGGGCGAACAGGGCCAGGGCCAGCAGGGCGTGCGCCTGGTAGACGAGCGGGGCGTGGGCCATGGCGGTGACGTCGGGGTCCAGCGTGAACAGGCTGCGGAACCAGACGGCGACACCGAGGCGGTAGTCGTAGGGGTTGGTCACCGAGGAGGCGGTGGCGGTGAGGCCGGCGAGCAGGACGAGGGTCAGCAGCGGGTAGGTCAGGCGGTCGCTGCGGCTGGTCGCGCGGCGTACGGCGGGCACGCGCAGCCTGCGGTACAGCAGGAGCGCGAGGCCGGTCATCGCGGCGACGCCGGCCGCGCCGCCCATGGTCAGGGCGACCGCGTGGTACTGCTCCTCACTGATCCGCAGCCGCCGGGTGAGGGCCTCCGGGACGAGCAGGCCCATGACGTGGCCGCCGATCACCAGGAACAGGGCGTAGTGGAAGAGCGGCCCGCCGATCCCGAGCAGCCGGGACTCGTGGAGCTGGCTGGAGCGGGTGGTGAAGCCGAAGCGGTCGTAGCGGTAGCGCCAGGCGGTGCCGGCGACCAGCACGGCGAGGGCGAGGTAGGGCAGTACGCCCCACAGCGCGATGTGCAGATGTGTCATCAGCGGCGGACTCCTTCGTCGCCGGGCAGCGGGTACGGGACCGGGTGAGGGACGGGGACGGGGCGTTCCTGTGCGGCGGCCGGTGGCGCCGGGGCGGCGGGCAGGGTGGCCTGGACGGCGCGCACCACGTCGGCGTAGGGGCTGTGGTGGGCGGTGAGACCGTGGGCGAGGAGGCCGAGGGCGCCGCGGTGCTCGTGGAGCAGGGCGTCGCCCGCGTCGGGGCAGCGCGCGGCGAACTCCAGCAGGGCGGGCAGGTGGTCCGGCAGTTCGCCGCCGGCCGGTTCCCAGCCGTGCTGCCGGTAGCGGGCCTTGAGCGCGGCGAGGGAGGCGCCCCGGCGCCTGGTGTCGCCGTCGGTGTAGTGGGTCAGGTGCAGGGTGCGGCGCCGGCTGCGGTCGAAGGTGGTGACGTAGCGGGCCGCGAGGTCGAGCAGCGGGACGCCGGCGGACCACCGGCAGAAGCCCAGCAGCAGCTCGGGCGCCTCGCCGGGGAGGCGGCCGATCGCCTCGGCCACCTGGTCGCGCCGCCCCGGCCACGCCTGGTCCGGGTAGTCGAGGAGCAGGGAGGCGGCCTGGCGTACCGCCCGGTGCAGGGTCATCCCTCGGCGCCCCTCCGCTCGGGGAAGAGACCCCGGGGGCGCCCGCGGCCGTTCCAGTTGAGGAGGTTGACCCGGCCGCCCGTGCCGCCTGCCGGGCCGCCCGCGGGGGCCGCGGCCGGCGGGGCGTGGAAGGCCGCCACGGGGTCCGTCCCGTACATGCCGGGCCCGCCGTCGTGGTCCAGGCTGCAGCCGCCGCCGTCCCCCGGAACCGCGCCGGCGCCGGCGACGTACGTGGTCGGGACGACGTACCGCTCCTCGTACTTGGCCAGGGCGAGCAGCCGGTACATCGCCTCCAGGGCGGGTTCGTCCATGCCGACGCCCCGGGCGATGGCGGGTTCGCGCTCCTCGCCGAGGTTGACGCGGCGCATGTGCGCGCGCATCGCCGCCAGCCGGCACAGGGCCGCCTCCACCGGCGCGGTGTCGCCCGCGGTGAACAGCCCGGCGAGGTAGCCGAGGGGGATGCGCAGCGCGTCGATGGCGCCGAACAGGGCGGCGGGGTCCTCGCCGTCGTGACCGCTCGCGGTGAGCGACTCGACGACCGGGGAGAGCGGGGGGACATACCAGACCATGGGCATGGTGCGGTACTCCGGGTGGAGCGGGAGCGCGACGCGGTAGGTGGTGATGAGGTCCCGCACGGGGGAGCGGCGGGCCGCGGTGATCCAGTCGTGCGGGATGCCCGACTCCTCGGCCGCGCGCACCACTTCGGGGTCGTGCGGGTCGAGGAAGCAGCCGAGCTGGGCCTCGTACAGGTCCTGCTCGCCGGGGACGGACGCCGCCTCCCCCACCTTGTCGGCGTCGTAGAGCATGACGCCGAGGTAGCGCAGCCGCCCCACGCAGGTCTCGGAGCACACGGTCGGCTCGCCGGCCTCGATGCGCGGGTAGCAGAAGGTGCACTTCTCGGCCTTGCCGGTGGCGTGGTTGAAGTACACCTTCTTGTACGGGCATCCGCTCACGCACATCCGCCAGCCCCGGCAGCGGTCCTGGTCCACGAGCACGATGCCGTCCTCGACGCGCTTGTACAGCGCCCCGGAAGGGCAGACGGCCACGCAGCTCGGATTGAGGCAGTGCTCGCAGATGCGCGGCAGGTGGAACATGAACGCCTGCTCGTACTCCAGCCGCACCCGCTCGTTCATCTTCTTCAGGACGGGGTCGTCCGAGAGGTGCTCCGGGCCGCCGCCGAGGTCGTCGTCCCAGTTGGGGCCCCAGGTGACGTCGGTGGGGCGGCCGTCGACGAGGGAACGCGGACGGGCGGTGGGCAGGTCGTCGCCCAGGGGCGCGGCGATCAGGGTCTCGTAGTCGTAGGTCCAGGGCTCGTAGTAGTCGGCCAGGGACGGCAGTTCGGGGTTGGCGAACAGGCGGGCCAGGCGGCGGGCGCGTCCTCCGGAGCGCGGGACCAGGCGGCCCCGCGCGTCCAGGCGCCAGCCGCCCCTCCACTTCTCCTGGTCCTCGTGACCGCGCGGGTAGCCCTGGCCGGGACGGGTCTCGACGTTGTTGAACCAGGCGTACTCGGTGCCGGTGCGGTTGGTCCAGGTCTGTTTGCAGGTGACCGAGCAGGTGTGACAGCCGATGCACTTGTCGAGATTCATGACCATGGCGATCTGGGCCATACAGCGCATGTCAGTACTGCACCTCCTGGGCGCGGCGGCGGATCACGGTGCGGGCGTCGCGCTGGTTGCCGGTGGGCCCGTAGTAGTTCGGGGCGAACGACAGCTGGGCGTAGCCGCCGATGAGGTGGGTGGGCTTGATGAGGATGCGGGTGAGCGCGTTGTGGACGCCGCCGCGCCGGCCGGTGGCCTCCGAGCGCGGCACGTTCACCAGGCGTTCCTGCACGTGGTACATGAACACCGTGCCCGGCGGCATACGGTGGGAGACGACCGCGCGGGCCACGACGACCCCGCCCGGGTTGACCGCCTCCACCCAGTCGTTGTCGGCCGCGCCGATCGCCTCGGCGTCCGTGACGCTCATCCAGATGACCGGGCCGCCGCGGGCCAGGGTCTGCATGAGCAGGTTCTCCTGGTACTCGGAGTGGATGGACCACTTCGAGTGCGGGGTGAGGTAGCGGACGCTCACCTCCCGCTCGCCCGCCACGGCGTCGGACGCGAGATCCAACGGGGGCCGGTAGACGGGCAGTTGCTCGCCCAGCTCGGCCATCCAGTCGTGGTCGAGGTAGAAGTGCTGGCGGCCGGTGAGGGTGTGCCAGGGCTTCTTGTGCTCGGTGTTGACGGTGAAGGGCGAGTAGCGCCGGTCGGGGGCCTCCTTGCCCGACCACTCGTAGCTCGTGCCGACCTGGACGGGCCGGTCCTGGGTGTCGGAGAACACCACCCGCCGCTCGTGCACGGCCTCGGCGAGCGTCTCGAAACCGGCGGCCGGGCCGCAGCGTTCCGCGAGCCGCTCGAAGCCCTCCGCCGCCAGGCGCCCGTTGGTGGTGCCGGACAGCGCGAGGATCGCCTCGCACAGCTTCACGTCGGTGTCGAGGAGGGGCCGGCCGTGGGCGGGCCCGGGCCCGGCGACGGTGCCGCAGCGGGAGGCCAGCCACCGCACCTCCGGCCCCGGCCGGACGGTGACCCCCTTCACGGTCATGCCCTGTTCCTCGCACAGCGGCCCCAGGGCCGCGAGCCGGTCGGCGATGGCGGTGTAGTCGCGTTCGACGAGGGTGAACCGCGGGAGGTTGCGGCCCGGCCGGGTCCGCGCGCCCTCCCTCCAGTCCCGGACGGTGCCGCCGGGCTGGGCGGTCTCGCCCGGGGTGTCGTGCTGCTGGGGCGTGGCCACCAGGTCGTGCGCCACGCCCAGCCGGCCCGCGGCGAGCTCGCTGAACTTCTGGGCGAGCGAGTGGAAGATCTCGAAGTCGGTGCGGGCCTGCCAGGGCGGGCTGATCGCGGGCGAGAACGCGTGCACGTAGGGGTGCATGTCGGTGCTGGACAGGTCGTGTTTCTCGTACCAGGTGGCGGCCGGGAGGACGAGGTCGGCCATCAGCGTGGTCGACGTCATGCGGAAGTCGAGCGCGAGGAGGAGATCGAGCTTGCCGCGCGGCGCCTCCTCGCGCCAGGTGACGTCCCGGGGCCGGGCCCCCGGCGGGGCCTCGGCGGCGCGGGCGTTGTCGCTCGCGCCGAGCAGATGGCGCAGGAAGAACTCGTTGCCCTTGGCCGAGGAGCCGATCAGGTTGGCCCGCCACACGGTCAGCACGCGCGGCCAGTTCTCCGGCGCGTCGGGATCCTCGCACGCGAACGACAGCTCCCCGGCGGCGAGGCGGGCGGCGACCCACTCGCCCGGCTCGTGCCCGCTCTCGTGCACCTGACGGCCGAGGTCCAGCGGGTTCGCGGCGAAGGCGGGCGCGGACGGCATCCAGCCCAGCCGCGCCGACTGCGCCACCAGGTCGGCGGTGTGGCGGCCGGCGAACAGCCCCCTGCCGGTGGGTGCGGCGAGCGCGTCGGCGCCGTGGGCGTCGTAGCGCCACTGGTCGGTGTGCAGGTACCAGTACGGCGTCCCCGCCACCTGCCGGGACGGGCGCACCCAGTCGGCGGCCGACTGCAGCTGTTGCCAGCCGGCGTAGGGCCGTACCTTCTCCTGGCCCACGTAGTGCGCCCAGCCGCCGCCGTTGACGCCCTGGCAGCCGGTGAGCAGCAGCAGGGTGAGGAAGGACCGGTAGATGGTGTCGGAGTGGAACCAGTGGTTGGTGCCCGCTCCCATGACGATCATGCAGCGGCCGCGGGACTTCTCGGCGGTGTGCGCGAACTCCCGCGCCACGCGCACCACCGCGGCGGCCGGAACCGACGTGATCGCCTCCTGCCAGGCGGGCGTGTGGGGCTGGGAGGCGTCGTCGTAGCCGGCGGGCCACTCGCCGGGCAGCCCCTCCCGGCCGACTCCGTACTGGGCGAGCAGCAGGTCGAACACGGTGGTCACCCGCCGCCCGCCCAGGACGCGCACGGGCACGGAGCGGGTGAGGGACGCCTCGCCGGCCTGTGCGCCGTCGAAGCGGGGCAGCCGTACCAGGACACTGTCCCCGCCCCCGTCGCGGTGGAGCGTCAACTCGGGTTCGACCGCCCCCAGTTCCAGGTTCCACCGCCCCTCCCCCAGCTTGGACCAGCGGTCGCCGAGGGTGCCGTTCGGTACGACGGGCCGCCCGGAGACGGCGTCGAGCAGCACCGGCTTCCACCGGGCGTCCTCCCCCGACTCCTCGTCCAGGCCGAGCGCCGCAGCGGTGACGAACTTGCCCGGCACGAAGGTGTTTTCGTGCTCCTCCCGCTCCTCCAGCTCCACCAGGAAGGGCAGGTCGGTGAACCGGCGTACGTAGTCGGTGAAGTACGGCACCCGGCGGCGCACGAAGAACTCCGTGAGGATCACATGGCCCATGGCCATCGCCAGGGCCCCGTCGGTCCCGGGGTGCGGGTGCAGCCACTCGTCGGCGAACTTGGTGGCGTCCGCGTAGTCCGGGGAGACCACGACGACCTTCTGCCCCCGGTAGCGGGCCTCGGTCATCCAGTGCGCGTCGGGCGTCCGCGTCACCGGCACGTTCGAGCCCCACAGCACCAGATAGGCGGCGTCCCACCAGTCCCCGGACTCCGGCACGTCCGTCTGGTCGCCGAAGACCTGCGGGGAGGCGATCGGCAGGTCGGCGTACCAGTCGTAGAAGGAGATCATCGGCGCGCCGATCAGCGACATGAACCGGGCGCCCACCGCGTGCGAGGCCATCGACATCGCCGGGATCGGCGAGAAGCCGGCCACCCGGTCGGGTCCGTGCGCGGCGATGGTGTGCACATGGGCGGCGGCCGCGATCTCCAGGGCCTCCTCCCAGCCGACGCGGACGAGTCCGCCCCTGCCGCGCGCCGACTGGTAGCGGCGCCGCTTGTCCGGGTCGCCGGTGACCTCGGCCCAGGCCGCCACCGGGTCGCCCAGCCGCTCGCGCGCCTCCCGGTACATCTCCAGCAGCACCCCGCGCACGTGCGGATGCCTCACGCGGGTGGGCGAGTAGGTGTACCAGGAGAACGACGCCCCGCGCGGGCAGCCGCGCGGCTCGTACTCGGGCCGGTCCGGGCCCGTCGACGGATAGTCCGTCTCCTGCGTCTCCCAGGTGATCAGGCCGTCCTTGACGTACACCTTCCACGAGCAGGACCCGGTGCAGTTCACGCCGTGGGTGGAGCGCACCACCCTGTCGTGCGCCCAGCGCTCCCGGTAGGGCGCGTCGTTGACGCCCTGGTCGGTGCGGAAGACCGCCCGCAGGTCGGGAGTGGTCGCGGACCGGTGCAGTATGCGCCCGGCCCGCAGCAACTGCTCGGCGGCCACCGCCGCCACTCGTTCCGCTTCCCGACGGGCGCCGCGCCTTCCCACCGTGCTCACATCCCCTACGAAGTCGGCAAAGCACACCGGCCTCAATGCCCGCGACCACGGGCGGCCGGCGTTCCGCTTCCCTCAGCGTCAGGCATCGGCACGCTCCGCGGTCGCAGAACTACGGAGAGTTGATAATGCTTATACGCTCTTTTT encodes:
- a CDS encoding nitrate reductase subunit alpha; translated protein: MGRRGARREAERVAAVAAEQLLRAGRILHRSATTPDLRAVFRTDQGVNDAPYRERWAHDRVVRSTHGVNCTGSCSWKVYVKDGLITWETQETDYPSTGPDRPEYEPRGCPRGASFSWYTYSPTRVRHPHVRGVLLEMYREARERLGDPVAAWAEVTGDPDKRRRYQSARGRGGLVRVGWEEALEIAAAAHVHTIAAHGPDRVAGFSPIPAMSMASHAVGARFMSLIGAPMISFYDWYADLPIASPQVFGDQTDVPESGDWWDAAYLVLWGSNVPVTRTPDAHWMTEARYRGQKVVVVSPDYADATKFADEWLHPHPGTDGALAMAMGHVILTEFFVRRRVPYFTDYVRRFTDLPFLVELEEREEHENTFVPGKFVTAAALGLDEESGEDARWKPVLLDAVSGRPVVPNGTLGDRWSKLGEGRWNLELGAVEPELTLHRDGGGDSVLVRLPRFDGAQAGEASLTRSVPVRVLGGRRVTTVFDLLLAQYGVGREGLPGEWPAGYDDASQPHTPAWQEAITSVPAAAVVRVAREFAHTAEKSRGRCMIVMGAGTNHWFHSDTIYRSFLTLLLLTGCQGVNGGGWAHYVGQEKVRPYAGWQQLQSAADWVRPSRQVAGTPYWYLHTDQWRYDAHGADALAAPTGRGLFAGRHTADLVAQSARLGWMPSAPAFAANPLDLGRQVHESGHEPGEWVAARLAAGELSFACEDPDAPENWPRVLTVWRANLIGSSAKGNEFFLRHLLGASDNARAAEAPPGARPRDVTWREEAPRGKLDLLLALDFRMTSTTLMADLVLPAATWYEKHDLSSTDMHPYVHAFSPAISPPWQARTDFEIFHSLAQKFSELAAGRLGVAHDLVATPQQHDTPGETAQPGGTVRDWREGARTRPGRNLPRFTLVERDYTAIADRLAALGPLCEEQGMTVKGVTVRPGPEVRWLASRCGTVAGPGPAHGRPLLDTDVKLCEAILALSGTTNGRLAAEGFERLAERCGPAAGFETLAEAVHERRVVFSDTQDRPVQVGTSYEWSGKEAPDRRYSPFTVNTEHKKPWHTLTGRQHFYLDHDWMAELGEQLPVYRPPLDLASDAVAGEREVSVRYLTPHSKWSIHSEYQENLLMQTLARGGPVIWMSVTDAEAIGAADNDWVEAVNPGGVVVARAVVSHRMPPGTVFMYHVQERLVNVPRSEATGRRGGVHNALTRILIKPTHLIGGYAQLSFAPNYYGPTGNQRDARTVIRRRAQEVQY
- the narH gene encoding nitrate reductase subunit beta; its protein translation is MRCMAQIAMVMNLDKCIGCHTCSVTCKQTWTNRTGTEYAWFNNVETRPGQGYPRGHEDQEKWRGGWRLDARGRLVPRSGGRARRLARLFANPELPSLADYYEPWTYDYETLIAAPLGDDLPTARPRSLVDGRPTDVTWGPNWDDDLGGGPEHLSDDPVLKKMNERVRLEYEQAFMFHLPRICEHCLNPSCVAVCPSGALYKRVEDGIVLVDQDRCRGWRMCVSGCPYKKVYFNHATGKAEKCTFCYPRIEAGEPTVCSETCVGRLRYLGVMLYDADKVGEAASVPGEQDLYEAQLGCFLDPHDPEVVRAAEESGIPHDWITAARRSPVRDLITTYRVALPLHPEYRTMPMVWYVPPLSPVVESLTASGHDGEDPAALFGAIDALRIPLGYLAGLFTAGDTAPVEAALCRLAAMRAHMRRVNLGEEREPAIARGVGMDEPALEAMYRLLALAKYEERYVVPTTYVAGAGAVPGDGGGCSLDHDGGPGMYGTDPVAAFHAPPAAAPAGGPAGGTGGRVNLLNWNGRGRPRGLFPERRGAEG
- the narI gene encoding respiratory nitrate reductase subunit gamma — its product is MTHLHIALWGVLPYLALAVLVAGTAWRYRYDRFGFTTRSSQLHESRLLGIGGPLFHYALFLVIGGHVMGLLVPEALTRRLRISEEQYHAVALTMGGAAGVAAMTGLALLLYRRLRVPAVRRATSRSDRLTYPLLTLVLLAGLTATASSVTNPYDYRLGVAVWFRSLFTLDPDVTAMAHAPLVYQAHALLALALFALWPFSRLVHAFAAPLAYLARPYVVYRSRGHAPAARAQR
- the narJ gene encoding nitrate reductase molybdenum cofactor assembly chaperone — its product is MTLHRAVRQAASLLLDYPDQAWPGRRDQVAEAIGRLPGEAPELLLGFCRWSAGVPLLDLAARYVTTFDRSRRRTLHLTHYTDGDTRRRGASLAALKARYRQHGWEPAGGELPDHLPALLEFAARCPDAGDALLHEHRGALGLLAHGLTAHHSPYADVVRAVQATLPAAPAPPAAAQERPVPVPHPVPYPLPGDEGVRR